One segment of Cutaneotrichosporon cavernicola HIS019 DNA, chromosome: 4 DNA contains the following:
- a CDS encoding uncharacterized protein (C2H2-type zinc finger): MTQHQPDQAAVPHVNQEFYYRAPPPNGTVSSAPGAAFPPYGGSHPLGYRTISGATDTSRPGPAPLRNVPTYAGVQNGMSSHPSPTTATSPYPGSGYPMRSHYPAQPSPRGGGSLSQQQQQAYYYPLQPQALDMPRSLTYPNAYGSGPYSYNVPMSAPLNAGDPGMPGLHRHASTTAIPTMGGPPAMSYAFASRLPLTDRPFKCDQCVQSFNRNHDLKRHKRIHLSIKPFNCETCGKTFSRKDALRRHWMVRGCRGEEGATAPITPTYNLNGPPPELSPGPDGGSNHSSTPSTGNGPKLAYGSSMPGFNHPSAPPPLTSLPPRQSSDPQILLTPNDLKDSANSTSLDRNPETPSSAYFDGSRKDVMGIPDSATSSTFSRYGVSPKDEPRHHPYRRALPSPAAHTAPGMDGRSLFDNRPMFPMTYQPNTSHHIVASDDDLSKDNSSNGSPENAWTRTY; encoded by the exons ATGACCCAACATCAACCCGACCAGGCTGCCGTCCCGCACGTCAACCAGGAGTTCTACTACCGTGCGCCACCCCCGAATGGCACGGTCTCATCTGCCCCTGGTGCCGCTTTCCCACCCTACGGTGGCAGTCACCCCCTTGGGTACCGCACCATTTCTGGCGCCACCGACACATCTCGTCCCGGCCCAGCCCCTCTCCGCAACGTTCCCACTTACGCCGGCGTCCAGAACGGCATGAGCTCTCACCCAAGCCCCACTACCGCTACTAGCCCATACCCAGGGTCAGGCTATCCCATGCGTAGCCACTACCCCGCGCAGCCCTCCCCACGCGGGGGAGGCTCACTCTCtcaacagcagcagcaggcgtATTACTACCCACTGCAGCCCCAGGCTCTAGACATGCCTCGTTCTCTTACGTACCCCAACGCCTATGGCAGCGGTCCCTACAGCTACAACGTTCCCATGTCTGCGCCTCTCAACGCCGGCGACCCCGGTATGCCAGGCCTTCATCGTcacgcgtcgacgactgCGATCCCCACCATGGGAGGCCCTCCTGCCATGTCCTACGCCTTTGCGAGCCGTTTGCCATTGACGGACCGCCCCTTCAAGTGCGACCAATGTGTTCAAAGCTTCAACCGCAACCACGACCTCAAGCGTCACAAGAGAATCCACCTTTCTATCAAGCCTTTCAACTGCGAAACCTGTGGGAAGAC CTTCTCTCGCAAGGACGCCCTACGCCGCCACTGGATGGTTAGGGGAtgccgcggcgaggagggcgccaccgcccccATCACCCCAACCTACAACCTCAACGGGCCTCCTCCCGAGTTGTCACCCGGTCCCGACGGCGGCTCCAACCACTCGTCGACCCCCAGTACGGGCAACGGCCCGAAGCTTGCCTACGGCTCGAGCATGCCGGGCTTTAACCACCCttccgctcctcctcccttgACTagccttcctcctcgccagtCGTCGGACCCCCAGATCCTTCTGACCCCCAATGACCTCAAGGACAGCGCCAACTCGACCAGCTTGGACCGCAACCCCGAGACCCCCTCTAGCGCCTACTTTGACGGTTCGCGCAAGGACGTCATGGGTATCCCTGATAGCGCAACGTCGTCCACGTTCTCGCGGTACGGTGTGTCTCCAAAGGACGagcctcgccaccacccttACCGCCGCGCTCTGCCGTCGCCGGCGGCCCACACTGCGCCTGGTATGGACGGCCGTTCACTCTTCGACAACCGCCCAATGTTCCCGATGACTTACCAGCCCAACACCTCACACCACATTGTGGCTagtgacgacgacctgtCCAAGGACAACAGCAGTAACGGCTCGCCCGAGAACGCCTGGACGCGTACCTACTAG